A window of Tripterygium wilfordii isolate XIE 37 chromosome 7, ASM1340144v1, whole genome shotgun sequence contains these coding sequences:
- the LOC120002274 gene encoding probable GTP diphosphokinase RSH2, chloroplastic yields the protein MGGLSCLFSSTTVKHALPSTFSGSGEELGSCRGDELKEFSSSFCYSSSNFGAGSLKRDNSPVSVLQGPVSCSSSGVAVARSPPVRIRGAGNCGLFNGFVRNALGSCVDYDSPSFEVNGGAGLDVGVVAVDELTFNMEDSLMEDDLEPYAKDLLLGAQLKHKIFCEDLVVKAFYEAEKAHRGQMRASGGPYLQHCVETAVLLALIGANSTVVAAGLLHDTLDDCFLSYDCIFKTFGAGVADLVEGVSKLSQLSKLARENNTASKTVEADRLHTMFLAMADARAVLIKLADRLHNMMTLDALPLVKQQRFAKETLEIFAPLASRLGIYTWKVQLENLCFKHLNPEEHKELSSRLVDTCDEAMITSAIEKLEQALKDKAISFHVLSGRHKSLYSIYRKMLKKKLTMDEIHDIHGLRLIVNDKEDCYKALNVVHQLWSEVPEKFKDYITEPKFNGYQSLHTVVMGEDMVPLEVQIRTREMHLQAEIGFAAHWRYKEGDCQHSSFVLQMVEWARWVVTWHCEAMSKDHCSIGYDDSIKPPCTFPFHSDDCPFSYKPQCGQDGPVFVILIENDKMSVQEFPANSTMMDLMERARRGSSRWSSYGFPVKEELRPRLNHEPVSDITCRLKMGDVVELTPSLPDKSLTEYREEIQRMYDRGLTTRGPAASNRVGWRS from the exons ATGGGTGGCCTCTCGTGCCTCTTCTCTTCGACCACGGTGAAACACGCGCTGCCGTCGACTTTTTCTGGCTCTGGGGAAGAATTGGGGTCATGTAGAGGTGATGAATTGAAAGAATTTAGTAGCTCATTTTGCTATTCGTCCAGTAATTTTGGTGCTGGTTCTCTAAAAAGGGATAATAGCCCTGTTTCGGTGCTGCAAGGCCCGGTTTCGTGTAGTAGCAGTGGGGTTGCTGTTGCGAGGAGTCCTCCAGTACGAATTCGGGGGGCCGGGAATTGCGGATTGTTCAATGGGTTTGTTAGGAATGCATTAGGGTCGTGTGTGGATTATGATTCCCCTAGTTTTGAGGTGAACGGTGGTGCTGGCCTAGATGTGGGAGTTGTTGCCGTAGATGAATTGACATTTAATATGGAGGATAGTTTGATGGAGGATGACTTAGAGCCCTATGCTAAGGATTTGCTACTTGGTGCGCAATTGAAGCACAAAATCTTTTGCGAGGATCTTGTTGTCAAGGCATTCTATGAAGCTGAAAAGGCACATAGAGGACAG ATGCGTGCTAGTGGAGGTCCATATTTGCAGCATTGTGTGGAAACAGCTGTGTTGCTTGCATTGATTGGTGCCAACTCTACAGTAGTTGCGGCAGGGCTTTTGCATGACACTCTTGATGACTGTTTTTTGAGCTACGACTGCATTTTCAAGACATTTGGAGCTGGGGTTGCTGACTTGGTAGAAGGG GTTTCTAAACTTAGTCAATTGAGTAAGCTTGCAAGGGAGAATAATACAGCATCCAAAACTGTTGAGGCAGATCGCTTGCACACCATGTTCCTTGCAATGGCAGATGCTAGGGCTGTCCTCATTAAATTGGCTGATCGACTGCATAATATGATGACTCTAGATGCGTTGCCATTGGTCAAACAGCAAAGGTTTGCTAAAGAGACTTTGGAGATATTTGCACCATTGGCGAGTCGTTTGGGAATCTATACATGGAAGGTACAGCTAGAAAATTTATGCTTTAAGCATCTCAACCCAGAAGAGCACAAAGAATTGTCATCTAGGCTTGTGGACACCTGTGATGAAGCTATGATTACTTCTGCAATAGAAAAATTAGAGCAGGCTCTCAAGGATAAAGCCATTTCGTTCCATGTGTTGTCAGGGCGGCATAAAAGCTTGTATAGCATTTACCGGAAAATGTTGAA AAAGAAGCTGACCATGGATGAAATTCATGATATCCATGGGTTACGATTGATTGTTAATGATAAGGAAGACTGCTACAAAGCATTGAATGTTGTTCATCAGTTATGGTCTGAAGTACCTGAAAAATTCAAGGATTATATAACAGAACCAAAGTTCAACGG GTATCAGTCTCTTCACACAGTAGTGATGGGCGAAGACATGGTTCCTCTTGAAGTTCAAATTCGAACCAGAGAGATGCATTTGCAAGCCGAGATTGGATTTGCAGCTCACTGGAGATACAAGGAAGGTGATTGTCAGCACTCGTCATTTGTTCTTCAGATGGTCGAGTGGGCACGATGGGTGGTGACTTGGCACTGTGAAGCCATGAGCAAAGACCACTGTTCTATTGGTTATGATGATTCAATCAAGCCTCCCTGCACATTCCCTTTTCACTCAGATGATTGCCCATTTTCTTATAAGCCCCAATGCGGCCAGGATGGACCTGTCTTTGTTATCCTGATCGAGAATGACAAG ATGTCAGTGCAAGAGTTCCCTGCAAACTCAACAATGATGGATCTGATGGAACGAGCTAGGCGGGGAAGTTCAAGGTGGTCTTCATATGGGTTCCCTGTCAAGGAAGAATTAAGGCCAAGGCTTAACCATGAACCCGTGAGTGATATAACTTGCAGGCTGAAGATGGGGGACGTCGTGGAGCTAACTCCGTCTTTACCCGACAAGTCATTGACGGAATACAGAGAAGAAATCCAGCGAATGTATGACCGGGGCTTGACTACCAGAGGTCCTGCTGCAAGTAATAGGGTTGGTTGGAGAAGTTGA